A portion of the Halopelagius inordinatus genome contains these proteins:
- a CDS encoding DMT family transporter, whose translation MNQQTAWLVLLGAACFETVWAVGLEYADGFSNLRATAVVVVALVVSMAGLAKAVEILPVGTAYAVWTGIGAVGTVILGIVLFGESTSPARLVCLTAIVAGVTGLRLAG comes from the coding sequence ATGAACCAACAGACCGCGTGGCTCGTTCTCCTCGGGGCCGCCTGTTTCGAGACGGTGTGGGCCGTCGGACTGGAGTACGCGGACGGCTTCTCGAACCTCCGCGCGACGGCGGTCGTCGTCGTCGCTCTCGTCGTGAGCATGGCCGGTCTCGCGAAAGCCGTCGAAATCCTGCCCGTCGGGACGGCCTACGCGGTGTGGACGGGAATCGGTGCGGTCGGAACCGTCATCCTCGGAATCGTCCTGTTCGGCGAGTCCACGTCGCCCGCCCGTCTGGTCTGTCTGACGGCTATCGTCGCGGGCGTCACCGGACTGCGTCTGGCGGGCTGA
- a CDS encoding sulfatase yields the protein MTESPENVLFVVMDTVRKDHLTPYGYEKPTTPTLESFAEEATVFEQAVAPAPWTLPVHASLFTGMYPSHHGADQENPYLEGATTLAQTLSAAGYDTACYSSNAWITPYTHLTDGFDDQNNFFEVMPGEFLSGPLAKAWKTMNDNESLRKIADKLVSLGNTAHEYLAGGEGADSKTPAVIDQTKSFIDDSEEFFAFINLMDAHLPYHPPDEFAAEFAPCVDSTDICQNSKEYNSGARDIDDEEWESIRGLYDAEIAHIDDQLGRLFDWLKETGRWDETMVVVCADHGELHGEHDLYGHEFCLYDPLVNVPLMVKHPKLEEDRREDQVELVDLYHTVLDALGVDGGDPAEPGDDAVALDRTRSLLSQSYREFAEATNDDPGQRGGGEYAFVEYSRPVVELKQLEEKASDAGITLPKDSRFYSRMRAARRTDAKYVRIDRIEDEAYRLDSDPRETTNLAGEGDEEIEATEATLSEFEAAVGGAWTDALDDDVSDDTVEEMDDEAQDRLRDLGYLE from the coding sequence ATGACCGAGTCGCCCGAGAACGTTCTCTTCGTCGTGATGGACACGGTTCGAAAGGACCACCTCACGCCGTACGGCTACGAGAAGCCCACGACGCCGACGCTGGAATCGTTCGCCGAGGAGGCGACGGTGTTCGAACAGGCCGTCGCCCCCGCGCCCTGGACCCTGCCGGTGCACGCGTCGCTTTTCACCGGGATGTATCCGAGTCACCACGGCGCGGACCAGGAGAACCCCTACTTGGAGGGCGCGACGACGCTCGCACAGACGCTCTCTGCGGCGGGATACGACACCGCCTGTTACTCCTCGAACGCGTGGATTACGCCGTACACCCACCTCACCGACGGCTTCGACGACCAGAACAACTTCTTCGAGGTGATGCCCGGAGAGTTCCTGTCGGGCCCCCTCGCGAAGGCGTGGAAGACGATGAACGACAACGAGTCGCTCCGGAAGATAGCGGACAAACTCGTCAGCCTCGGCAACACCGCCCACGAGTATCTCGCCGGCGGCGAGGGCGCGGACTCGAAGACGCCCGCCGTAATCGACCAGACGAAGTCGTTCATCGACGACTCCGAGGAGTTTTTCGCGTTCATCAACCTGATGGACGCCCACCTGCCGTACCACCCGCCCGACGAGTTCGCGGCGGAGTTCGCGCCGTGCGTCGACTCCACCGACATCTGCCAGAACTCGAAAGAGTACAACTCCGGGGCGCGCGACATCGACGACGAGGAGTGGGAGTCGATTCGAGGGCTGTACGACGCCGAAATCGCGCACATCGACGACCAACTCGGCCGCCTGTTCGACTGGCTGAAAGAGACCGGCCGGTGGGACGAGACGATGGTCGTCGTCTGCGCCGACCACGGCGAACTCCACGGCGAACACGACCTGTACGGTCACGAGTTCTGCCTGTACGACCCCCTCGTGAACGTCCCGCTGATGGTCAAACACCCGAAACTGGAGGAGGACCGCCGCGAGGACCAAGTCGAACTCGTGGACCTCTATCACACCGTCCTCGACGCTCTCGGCGTCGACGGCGGCGACCCCGCCGAACCCGGCGACGACGCCGTCGCACTCGACCGCACGCGGTCGCTTCTCTCGCAGTCGTACCGCGAGTTCGCCGAGGCGACGAACGACGACCCCGGACAACGAGGCGGCGGCGAGTACGCCTTCGTCGAGTACTCCCGTCCGGTGGTCGAACTCAAGCAGTTAGAGGAGAAGGCCTCGGACGCGGGCATCACGCTCCCGAAGGACTCGCGCTTTTACTCGCGGATGCGCGCGGCGCGCCGGACGGACGCGAAGTACGTCCGCATCGACCGCATCGAAGACGAGGCGTACCGCCTCGATTCGGACCCTCGGGAGACGACGAACCTCGCGGGCGAGGGCGACGAGGAGATAGAAGCGACGGAGGCGACGCTTTCGGAGTTCGAGGCGGCCGTCGGCGGTGCGTGGACCGACGCCTTGGACGACGACGTCTCGGACGACACGGTCGAAGAGATGGACGACGAGGCGCAAGACCGCCTCAGAGACCTCGGCTACCTCGAATGA
- a CDS encoding NifU family protein, with protein sequence MSTDATDGDDDLKDRVTNFLRRNFPQIQMHGGSAAIQHLDREEGEVTIMLGGACSGCGISPMTIQAIKSRMVKEIPEINKVNAETGMGGDGHGDSGMSPSFPGDTEDGDGSSDEGPQAPF encoded by the coding sequence ATGAGTACGGACGCGACCGACGGAGACGACGACCTCAAAGACCGGGTCACGAACTTCCTCCGCCGGAACTTCCCGCAGATTCAGATGCACGGTGGCTCCGCGGCCATCCAACACCTCGACCGCGAAGAGGGCGAGGTCACCATCATGCTCGGCGGCGCTTGCTCCGGGTGCGGCATCTCGCCGATGACCATCCAGGCCATAAAGAGCCGCATGGTCAAGGAGATTCCCGAGATAAACAAGGTCAACGCCGAGACGGGCATGGGCGGCGACGGTCACGGCGACAGCGGCATGTCTCCGTCCTTCCCCGGCGACACCGAAGACGGCGACGGCAGCAGCGACGAAGGCCCGCAGGCCCCCTTCTGA
- a CDS encoding DUF5783 family protein, whose product MADFDPEKFEDKYVHYFPELQRAYKNAFSTMNDEFDSTLIHGIDQQILNESEPVYEDGEFRVELPDDPHERLTDVVVEADKLDATLDRYREEIRSELRRVFGLDS is encoded by the coding sequence ATGGCCGACTTCGACCCCGAGAAGTTCGAGGACAAATACGTCCACTACTTCCCCGAGTTACAGCGCGCGTACAAGAACGCCTTCAGCACGATGAACGACGAGTTCGACTCGACGCTCATCCACGGCATCGACCAGCAGATTCTGAACGAGTCAGAGCCAGTCTACGAGGACGGCGAGTTCCGAGTCGAGTTGCCCGACGACCCCCACGAACGCCTGACGGACGTCGTCGTCGAAGCCGACAAACTGGACGCCACGCTCGACCGGTACAGAGAGGAGATTCGGAGCGAACTCCGGCGCGTCTTCGGCCTCGATTCCTGA
- a CDS encoding phosphoenolpyruvate hydrolase family protein, with translation MEFERQESLARLRETVESGEPIIGAGAGTGISAKFAERGGVDLLIIYNSGRYRMNGRGSLAGLLPYGDANEIVVEMGHEVIPVVEDTPVLAGVNGTDPFRQMDVFVEDLKRRGFSGVQNFPTVGLIDEDSQFRQNLEETGMGYDEEVAMIREASQQGMLTCPYVFDEDQARRMAEAGADVVVAHMGLTTSGDIGAETSLDLDTAAERVQDIRDAAVEVKEDALVICHGGPIAWPDDARHVLENTEGVVGFFGASSIERLPTEEAIENQARDFKDISL, from the coding sequence ATGGAGTTCGAGAGACAGGAGTCGCTTGCGCGACTCCGGGAGACGGTCGAGTCGGGAGAACCGATAATCGGCGCGGGGGCGGGAACCGGCATCTCGGCGAAGTTCGCCGAACGCGGCGGCGTGGACCTGCTCATCATCTACAACTCCGGTCGGTACCGGATGAACGGCCGGGGGTCGTTGGCGGGACTGCTCCCGTACGGCGACGCGAACGAAATCGTCGTCGAGATGGGTCACGAGGTGATTCCCGTCGTCGAAGACACGCCCGTTCTGGCGGGGGTCAACGGCACCGACCCGTTCCGACAGATGGACGTGTTCGTCGAAGACCTGAAACGCCGGGGCTTCTCGGGCGTCCAGAACTTCCCGACGGTCGGTCTCATAGACGAGGACAGCCAGTTCCGGCAGAACCTCGAAGAGACCGGGATGGGTTACGACGAGGAGGTGGCGATGATTCGGGAGGCGTCCCAACAGGGGATGCTCACCTGCCCGTACGTCTTCGACGAGGACCAAGCGCGGCGGATGGCCGAGGCCGGCGCCGACGTCGTCGTCGCGCACATGGGTCTCACCACCTCCGGCGACATCGGCGCGGAGACGTCGTTGGACCTCGATACGGCCGCAGAGCGGGTTCAGGACATCCGCGACGCCGCAGTCGAGGTAAAGGAGGATGCCCTCGTCATCTGCCACGGCGGACCGATAGCGTGGCCCGACGACGCGCGGCACGTCCTCGAGAACACCGAGGGCGTCGTGGGGTTCTTCGGCGCGTCCAGCATCGAACGCCTCCCCACGGAGGAGGCCATCGAGAACCAAGCCCGCGACTTCAAGGATATCTCGCTATGA
- a CDS encoding cupin domain-containing protein — MSDDETRFVSPDDVESLVFDWGVLKWLNTPEVTGSERFSAGVVRLEPGKGHERHDHPESDEILYVLDGEGEQTVGEETRDIDAGEVVFVPRGVPHSTVNTGWETLRLLAVYAPPGPEETLREMPECTVVPPGELPTRDAGGDGE; from the coding sequence ATGAGCGACGACGAAACGCGGTTCGTCTCGCCCGACGACGTCGAGAGCCTGGTGTTCGACTGGGGCGTCCTCAAATGGCTCAACACGCCCGAGGTGACCGGTTCGGAGCGGTTCAGCGCGGGCGTGGTACGACTCGAACCGGGAAAGGGCCACGAACGGCACGACCACCCCGAGAGCGACGAGATTCTCTACGTCCTCGACGGCGAGGGCGAACAGACGGTCGGCGAGGAGACGCGCGACATCGACGCCGGGGAGGTGGTGTTCGTCCCCCGCGGCGTTCCCCACAGCACGGTCAACACCGGATGGGAGACGCTCCGTCTCCTCGCGGTGTACGCGCCGCCCGGACCCGAGGAGACGCTACGCGAGATGCCCGAGTGCACCGTCGTTCCGCCGGGCGAACTGCCGACGCGAGACGCCGGAGGTGACGGCGAGTGA
- a CDS encoding Tm-1-like ATP-binding domain-containing protein translates to MTVALVGTLDTKGEELAFARDVLTDRGVSVHVVDVGVMGDPAFEPDTTNADVAREAGTTIQSLRDAGDRGEAMDAMGRGAAGVVERLHEEGVLDGVLGLGGSGNTSVVTTAMRALPYGVPKLVVSTMASGDTRPYVGSSDIAMMYSVADIEGLNQLSRRVISNAALAMAGMASHEVAVDVSDGPTVAVTMFGVTTPCVKAARAWLEDRGYECIVFHATGTGGQAMENLVEQGVVDAVLDVTTTELADELVGGVLSAGPDRLEAAGERGVPQVVSVGALDMVNFGPKADVPEEFRDRHLHVHNPTVTLMRTTPEENAELGRILAEKLNGATGPTALFLPLRGVSMLDADGEEFHDPAADDALFDAVRENLDDGVELVEVDADINDEAFAEAMTEKLHEFLEGA, encoded by the coding sequence GTGACCGTCGCACTCGTCGGCACACTCGACACCAAAGGCGAGGAACTCGCGTTCGCCCGCGACGTGCTGACGGACCGCGGCGTCTCCGTCCACGTCGTGGACGTGGGGGTGATGGGCGACCCCGCCTTCGAACCGGACACGACGAACGCGGACGTCGCGAGAGAGGCGGGGACGACGATACAGTCGCTCCGCGACGCCGGTGACCGCGGCGAGGCGATGGACGCGATGGGCCGCGGGGCCGCCGGAGTGGTCGAACGCCTCCACGAGGAGGGCGTCTTAGACGGCGTTCTCGGCCTCGGCGGGTCCGGAAACACCTCCGTCGTCACGACGGCCATGCGGGCGCTTCCCTACGGCGTCCCGAAACTGGTGGTTTCGACGATGGCCTCCGGCGACACCCGACCCTACGTCGGGTCGAGCGACATCGCGATGATGTACTCGGTCGCCGATATCGAGGGACTGAACCAACTCTCTCGGCGCGTCATCTCGAACGCCGCACTCGCGATGGCGGGCATGGCGTCGCACGAGGTAGCGGTCGACGTCTCCGACGGTCCGACCGTCGCCGTCACCATGTTCGGCGTGACGACGCCCTGCGTGAAGGCGGCCCGCGCGTGGTTGGAAGACCGAGGCTACGAGTGCATCGTCTTTCACGCCACCGGCACCGGCGGCCAGGCCATGGAGAACCTCGTCGAACAGGGCGTCGTCGACGCCGTCCTCGACGTGACGACGACGGAACTGGCGGACGAACTCGTCGGCGGCGTTCTCAGCGCCGGACCCGACCGTCTGGAGGCGGCGGGCGAACGCGGCGTCCCGCAAGTCGTCTCCGTCGGCGCACTCGACATGGTGAACTTCGGGCCGAAAGCGGACGTCCCCGAGGAGTTCCGCGACAGACACCTCCACGTCCACAACCCGACGGTGACGCTCATGCGGACGACGCCCGAGGAAAACGCGGAACTCGGGCGCATCCTCGCGGAGAAACTGAACGGCGCTACCGGACCGACGGCCCTGTTTCTCCCCCTCCGAGGCGTCTCCATGCTCGACGCCGACGGCGAGGAGTTCCACGACCCGGCGGCGGACGACGCCCTGTTCGACGCCGTCCGCGAGAACCTCGACGACGGCGTCGAACTCGTCGAAGTCGACGCGGACATCAACGACGAGGCGTTCGCCGAGGCGATGACCGAGAAACTCCACGAGTTCCTCGAGGGTGCCTGA
- a CDS encoding SLC13 family permease: protein MLVVFALILLALVLFATEWFPIDVTAISIMVLLMVLEPWTQITPREGIAGFASPATITVLAMLILSTGINRTGIVQLIGRKMAAFAGSDQRKQLAATIGVTGPVSGFVNNTPVVAILVPVIADLAHEGKTSPSKLLMPLSFASMLGGTLTLIGTSTNILASDIAAQIGAESPELGLRAFSMFEFTKLGVVVFAVGAVYLMTVGVRLLPERVPAEEDLVEEYALQEYLADVVVPANSPLIGQTVGEALGDDDLDIDVLQLIRYGERFSDPLSRKEIHESDTLRLRTNRQTLERIMDAEGLVFAGGPQTEDDLDPDGEEPVLVEVVIPSGSFLVGETLASSSFRQRYDANVLAFRTRGDVIRDRFEDIRIRVGDTVLVQAPPDSLARLVQNEDFIVAHEFDDADYRSDKIPFAVAIIGGVVALPALDVLPIVVSALAGVVAMVFTGVLKPTELYSSVEWNVIFLLAGVIPLGTALQQTGAAALLGDAVAATATFLPAIGVLWVFYLATGLLTSVISNNASVVLMIPVAASAAQSIGANAFAFVLAVTFAASTAFMTPVGYQTNLFVYGPGGYRFSDFLRVGAPLQLLLSVVTVLGIAFFWGLGA, encoded by the coding sequence ATGCTCGTCGTCTTCGCACTCATCCTTCTCGCACTCGTTCTCTTCGCGACGGAGTGGTTCCCGATAGACGTCACCGCCATCTCGATCATGGTTCTGTTGATGGTTCTCGAACCGTGGACGCAGATCACCCCGCGAGAGGGTATCGCCGGCTTCGCCAGCCCCGCGACCATCACTGTGCTGGCGATGCTCATCCTGAGTACCGGCATCAACCGGACCGGCATCGTCCAGTTGATCGGTCGGAAGATGGCCGCGTTCGCGGGGTCCGACCAACGCAAACAACTCGCCGCCACCATCGGCGTCACCGGCCCCGTCTCGGGGTTCGTCAACAACACCCCGGTCGTCGCGATACTGGTCCCCGTCATCGCCGACCTCGCGCACGAGGGGAAGACGTCGCCGTCGAAGTTGCTCATGCCGTTGTCGTTCGCCTCGATGCTCGGGGGGACGCTGACGCTCATCGGAACCTCGACGAACATCCTCGCCAGCGACATCGCGGCCCAAATCGGGGCGGAGTCGCCCGAACTCGGACTGCGCGCGTTCTCGATGTTCGAGTTCACCAAACTCGGCGTCGTCGTGTTCGCGGTGGGAGCAGTCTACCTCATGACCGTCGGCGTCCGACTGCTTCCCGAACGGGTACCGGCCGAAGAGGACCTCGTAGAGGAGTACGCCCTCCAAGAGTACCTCGCGGACGTCGTCGTCCCGGCGAACTCGCCGCTGATCGGGCAGACCGTCGGCGAAGCCCTCGGCGACGACGACCTCGACATCGACGTACTCCAGCTAATCCGGTACGGAGAGCGCTTTTCGGACCCACTGAGCCGAAAGGAGATTCACGAGAGCGACACGCTCCGCCTCCGGACGAACCGACAGACGCTCGAACGGATCATGGACGCGGAGGGGCTCGTGTTCGCGGGCGGGCCGCAGACCGAAGACGACCTGGACCCGGACGGGGAAGAACCCGTCCTCGTCGAAGTCGTCATCCCCTCGGGGTCGTTCCTCGTCGGGGAGACGCTGGCGAGTTCGTCGTTTCGACAGCGCTACGACGCGAACGTCCTCGCGTTTCGGACCCGCGGCGACGTGATACGCGACCGATTCGAGGACATCCGCATCCGCGTCGGCGACACCGTCCTCGTGCAGGCGCCGCCCGACAGCCTCGCGCGACTCGTCCAGAACGAGGACTTCATCGTCGCCCACGAGTTCGACGACGCGGACTACCGGAGCGACAAGATTCCGTTCGCGGTCGCCATCATCGGCGGAGTCGTCGCGTTACCCGCGTTGGACGTCCTCCCCATCGTCGTCTCGGCGTTGGCGGGGGTGGTCGCCATGGTCTTTACGGGCGTCCTCAAACCGACCGAACTGTACTCGTCCGTCGAGTGGAACGTCATCTTCCTCTTGGCGGGGGTCATCCCCCTCGGAACCGCCCTCCAGCAGACCGGTGCCGCCGCGCTTCTCGGAGACGCCGTCGCGGCGACGGCGACGTTCCTACCGGCGATAGGCGTCCTCTGGGTGTTCTATCTCGCGACCGGACTGCTGACGAGCGTCATCAGCAACAACGCCAGCGTCGTACTCATGATTCCCGTCGCCGCCAGCGCGGCGCAGTCTATCGGGGCGAACGCCTTCGCGTTCGTCTTGGCCGTGACGTTCGCCGCCTCCACGGCGTTCATGACGCCCGTCGGCTACCAGACGAACCTCTTCGTCTACGGGCCCGGCGGCTACCGGTTCTCGGACTTTCTCCGCGTCGGAGCGCCGTTGCAGTTGCTCCTCTCGGTCGTCACCGTCCTCGGTATCGCGTTCTTCTGGGGCCTCGGCGCGTGA
- a CDS encoding ferritin-like domain-containing protein: protein MNSDEPTRDATTGRDNYTRRRVLGAGAALAAVGLAGCSGDGGSGATETEATTESTETMTPTEEPTEEPTEEPTNPDVPVLNYALTLEHLENAFYREGLETFADDELMAADVLSNFGETVRTDVPAYLKTVGEHEAAHVDALTQTVSDLGGTPVEEASYDFGYETPSEFLGVAKALENTGVAAYAGAAPKVTNNDVLAAAAGIHSVEARHAAFLNLLDGDAPFPNAVDEARSVEEVLEIAGQFVTSDVDPAAFTRDDGGEMPAYDRKQENDVADVDVLNYALTLEHLENAFYREGLETFADDELMAADVLSEYGDELRMTVPGHLETVGEHEAAHVDALTQTVSDLGGTPVEEASYDFGYETPSEFLGVAKALENTGVAAYAGAAPTVSNDEIFSAAIGIHSVEARHAAFLNELNVESPFPDGVDQPMTMQEVEEVAGQFIQG from the coding sequence ATGAACTCAGACGAACCCACTCGCGACGCGACGACCGGCCGCGACAACTACACTCGTCGACGCGTACTCGGCGCGGGCGCCGCACTCGCGGCGGTCGGACTCGCCGGTTGCTCGGGCGACGGCGGTTCCGGCGCGACCGAAACCGAGGCGACGACCGAGAGCACCGAGACGATGACTCCGACGGAGGAACCGACGGAAGAACCGACCGAAGAGCCGACGAACCCCGACGTCCCCGTCCTGAACTACGCGCTCACGCTCGAACACCTGGAGAACGCGTTCTACCGCGAGGGACTGGAGACGTTCGCGGACGACGAACTGATGGCGGCGGACGTACTCTCGAACTTCGGCGAAACCGTCCGCACGGACGTTCCGGCGTACTTGAAGACGGTCGGCGAACACGAGGCGGCGCACGTCGACGCTCTGACGCAGACGGTGTCTGACCTCGGCGGCACTCCCGTCGAGGAGGCGTCGTACGACTTCGGATACGAGACGCCGTCCGAGTTCCTCGGCGTCGCGAAAGCACTCGAAAACACGGGCGTGGCCGCCTACGCCGGTGCCGCGCCGAAGGTGACGAACAACGACGTCCTCGCCGCGGCCGCCGGAATCCACAGCGTCGAGGCGCGACACGCCGCGTTCCTCAATCTCCTCGACGGAGACGCGCCGTTCCCGAACGCCGTCGACGAGGCTCGCTCCGTCGAGGAAGTTCTGGAGATAGCCGGCCAGTTCGTCACGAGCGACGTCGACCCCGCGGCGTTCACGCGCGACGACGGCGGCGAGATGCCCGCCTACGACCGCAAACAGGAGAACGACGTCGCCGACGTCGACGTGTTGAACTACGCGCTCACGCTCGAACACCTGGAGAACGCGTTCTACCGCGAGGGACTGGAGACGTTCGCGGACGACGAACTGATGGCGGCGGACGTGCTCTCGGAGTACGGCGACGAACTCCGGATGACGGTCCCCGGTCACTTGGAGACGGTCGGCGAACACGAGGCGGCGCACGTCGACGCCCTGACGCAGACGGTGTCCGACCTCGGGGGTACCCCCGTCGAGGAGGCGTCGTACGACTTCGGTTACGAGACGCCGTCCGAGTTCCTCGGGGTCGCGAAAGCGCTCGAAAACACGGGCGTGGCCGCCTACGCCGGCGCTGCGCCGACCGTCTCGAACGACGAGATATTCTCCGCGGCCATCGGAATCCACAGCGTGGAGGCGCGACACGCAGCGTTCCTCAACGAACTCAACGTCGAGTCGCCGTTCCCCGACGGCGTCGATCAGCCGATGACGATGCAGGAAGTCGAGGAGGTCGCCGGCCAGTTCATCCAGGGATAG
- a CDS encoding single-stranded-DNA-specific exonuclease RecJ has product MAGPVPEMEARAEACAERLREADRVLLASHIDADGLTSAAVAATALERAEIPFETAFAKQLDETEVRKIAATEYDTVLFTDFGSGQLDVVAPHEEADEFTPVIADHHRPADAETEYHLNPLLFGIDGASELSGAGASYVLARALETEGVDNRDLAALAVVGAVGDMQNSEGGLHGANAGIVEEGVAAGVLEEATDLVLYGRQTRPLPKFLEYASDVRIPGISNDANGAVRFLSDLDLDLKEEGDWRRWVDLTMDERKTLVSALMRRAIASGVPADRIESLVGTTYTLTAEEEGTELRDVSEFSTLLNATARYERADVGLAVCLGNRDGALESARTLLRNHRRNLSEGLQWVKNEGTTVEDHVQWFDAGTRIRETIVGIVAGMAVGSGGISRDKPILAFAEKSDSEVKVSARGSHVLVREGLDLSAVMREASRAVGGDGGGHNVAAGATIPKGREDEFVAEANRIVGDQLG; this is encoded by the coding sequence ATGGCAGGTCCCGTCCCCGAGATGGAGGCGCGCGCGGAGGCGTGTGCGGAACGACTGCGGGAGGCAGACCGGGTTCTCCTCGCCTCGCACATCGACGCCGACGGGTTGACGAGTGCCGCCGTCGCCGCGACGGCGTTGGAACGGGCGGAGATTCCGTTCGAGACGGCGTTCGCAAAGCAGTTAGACGAGACTGAAGTACGAAAGATAGCCGCCACGGAGTACGATACCGTGCTTTTCACCGACTTCGGGAGCGGTCAGTTAGACGTCGTCGCGCCGCACGAGGAGGCGGACGAGTTCACGCCGGTCATCGCGGACCACCACCGACCGGCGGACGCGGAGACGGAGTACCACCTCAATCCGCTCCTCTTCGGCATCGACGGCGCGTCGGAACTCTCCGGTGCGGGCGCGAGTTACGTTCTCGCTCGCGCACTCGAAACGGAGGGGGTCGACAACCGCGATTTGGCGGCTCTGGCCGTCGTCGGTGCGGTCGGCGACATGCAGAACTCCGAGGGCGGTCTGCACGGCGCGAACGCCGGTATCGTAGAGGAGGGCGTCGCCGCGGGCGTCTTAGAGGAGGCGACCGACCTCGTCCTCTACGGCAGACAGACCCGCCCGCTTCCGAAGTTTCTGGAGTACGCGAGCGACGTTCGCATCCCCGGCATCTCGAACGACGCGAACGGCGCGGTACGGTTCCTTTCGGACCTCGATTTGGATCTGAAAGAGGAGGGCGACTGGCGGCGATGGGTCGACCTGACGATGGACGAACGGAAGACGCTCGTGAGTGCCCTGATGCGCCGGGCCATCGCCTCGGGCGTCCCCGCAGACAGAATCGAGAGCCTCGTCGGGACGACGTACACCCTGACGGCCGAAGAGGAAGGGACCGAACTCCGCGACGTGAGCGAGTTCTCCACGCTCCTGAACGCGACGGCGCGGTACGAACGCGCCGACGTCGGACTCGCGGTCTGTCTGGGGAACCGCGACGGCGCGCTAGAGAGCGCCCGGACGTTGCTCAGAAACCACCGCCGGAACCTCTCGGAGGGCCTCCAGTGGGTGAAAAACGAAGGGACGACCGTCGAAGACCACGTCCAGTGGTTCGACGCCGGAACGCGAATCCGCGAGACCATCGTCGGCATCGTCGCGGGTATGGCCGTCGGGTCCGGCGGTATCAGTCGCGACAAGCCCATCCTCGCGTTCGCGGAGAAATCCGACTCGGAAGTGAAGGTGTCCGCGCGAGGGTCGCACGTCCTCGTCCGAGAGGGACTCGACCTCTCGGCCGTGATGCGCGAGGCGTCGCGGGCCGTCGGCGGCGACGGCGGCGGCCACAACGTCGCCGCGGGCGCGACCATCCCGAAGGGGAGAGAAGACGAGTTCGTCGCCGAAGCGAACCGAATCGTCGGCGACCAACTCGGCTGA
- a CDS encoding uroporphyrinogen-III synthase, which translates to MNRDVRVAVFRPDDDRLSDAVELLDSLGATPVPDPMLAVEPTDATPEDAEYVVLTSKTGVELLAAAGWSPDGATLCCIGASTAAAARDAGWTVGRVPEKYTSAGLVEHLREEVSDATVEVARSDHGSDVLLDGLREAGARVHETVLYRLVRPEGSGQSAVMAAGGELDGVCFSSSLTVDHFLDAAAERGLREEAIAGLNDAVVGVIGPPTRETAESHGIDVDVVPDAADFEELVCDVVETAAPTYRE; encoded by the coding sequence GTGAACCGCGACGTTCGCGTCGCCGTCTTCCGCCCGGACGACGACAGGCTATCGGACGCCGTGGAACTGCTCGATTCGCTCGGCGCGACGCCCGTGCCCGACCCGATGCTCGCCGTCGAACCGACCGACGCGACGCCCGAAGACGCCGAGTACGTCGTCCTCACGAGCAAGACCGGCGTCGAACTCCTCGCCGCGGCCGGGTGGAGTCCCGACGGCGCGACGCTCTGTTGTATCGGCGCGTCGACGGCCGCCGCCGCCCGCGACGCCGGGTGGACGGTCGGCCGCGTCCCCGAGAAGTACACCTCCGCCGGACTCGTCGAACACCTCCGCGAGGAGGTGTCCGACGCGACGGTGGAAGTCGCCCGGTCGGACCACGGCAGCGACGTGCTGTTGGACGGCCTGCGCGAGGCGGGTGCACGCGTACACGAGACGGTCCTCTACCGCCTCGTCCGCCCGGAGGGGTCGGGCCAGTCGGCGGTGATGGCCGCCGGCGGCGAACTCGACGGCGTCTGTTTCTCCTCGTCTCTCACCGTCGACCACTTCCTCGACGCCGCGGCCGAACGCGGCCTCCGCGAGGAGGCCATCGCGGGCCTGAACGACGCCGTCGTCGGAGTCATCGGTCCGCCGACGCGGGAGACGGCCGAGTCCCACGGCATCGACGTGGACGTGGTTCCGGACGCCGCCGACTTCGAGGAACTCGTCTGCGACGTGGTGGAGACGGCCGCGCCGACGTACCGCGAGTGA